The Lysinibacillus timonensis nucleotide sequence AAAGAACAGCCAACTGCAAGTCGATTTGACTTTATCCTTGAGGACAATCATGGTCTGTTAATAAAAGAAGAATTTAAAGAAGAATTAAATAAAAAAAATTATCTTGTCGAGAAGACTCTCGACGTTACAACCAAAATCATTCAGTACTTAAATGCACGTACAAATCAAAACTATCGAGTAAACAATCCATCTACCATTCGATTCATTAAGGCAAGATTAAGAGAAGGTTATCAACTAGAGGATTTTAAAAGAGTAATTGATGTGAAAGTTAGACAATGGTTAAAAGATCCCAAAATGAAAATATACTTACGACCAAAAACATTATTTAACCCTACAAACTTTGAAAACTACTTAGTGGAATCAAGAGAACAACAAAATACTAACAAAACAAGAGAAATTAAACCAATTGTTTTAGATTTCTCTTTAGGTGAAGAAGAGTAACATAGCTGTTAGAAACGTTTAATAACAAGGGACTCAGTGCCTAAAGTATAAAGAAATGGCATCAAAAGTTAACAGAGAAAGGATCTATACTAGCTCGCTCATTCAGTACGAAGCACAAATAAGGGGGTTACAACAAATGGCAAAGGACTTAAGCATAGAACTGCTTGAAAAAAGCTTACTCGGAACGATGCTAAATGAAAATTACTTGATACGTGACACAAATTTAAAGCCAGCTATGTTTCAATCACAAATTCATCAATCGATTTTTCAAGCAATGCAGCAACTAGCTCATAAGGCACAACCTGTCGACTACATTACCATTCTGACGATGGTCGAACCGAAAGAAGTAGGAGGGGCTCCGTATGTATCAAGCCTAAAAACATATGCCGATTCCGATAAATTCGAAGCTTATTATGGAATGGTTGTAGATGCTTGGCGAGAAAGAGAAAAACAGCAAATCCTAGTTCAAGCCCAAACGAATAACTGGTCCATTGAACAGGTGCAAAAAACGTTGGATGACATTCAAACCATGACAACAACTGTCAATACCGATATTATGGATGACCTTGTCAAGATGTCCGAACGCCCATATAAACCGTTAAAAGAAATGAAGGCTATCCCAACGAAATTAAAGGAGCTAGATCACCTCCTAGTAGGGTTTAAAAAAGGGGAGTTGACCATTGTAGCAGGCAGACCTTCTATGGGGAAAACAGATGTCATGAATTACTTTGCTATTACTGCAGGACAAGCTGGATATCTTCCCATCATCTTCTCTTTAGAAATGAACAAAACGATGCTCATTGACCGTCTAATTGCAGCATCCGGAAAAATCAGCCGCTTAAAAATGCGAGATCCATATCAATATTTTACCGAAAAGCAAAAGGATAACTGGATCGCCACCTTAACCGAAGTGAGCAAAGCGAATATCCATATCGATGATCGAGCTGGTCTAACAGTTAGTCAAATGCGAGCACAAACTAGGAAAATTAGCCATTCCATTCCGGGGAGTAGACCGATTATATTTATCGACTATTTACAAATTATCCACTCAAACGATATAGGGGGTGGGACTCAGGCAACCATTATCGGTAAAATAAGCTGGGAACTAAAACAAATGGCCAAGGAGTTTGATTGCCCTGTAGTTTGTCTAGCACAATTGAATCGAAGTGTGGAATCACGACAAAACAAACGCCCATTAATGAGTGATCTACGCGACTCAGGAAATATTGAACAAGATGCAGACGTCATTATCCTTCTTTATCGAGATTCTTATTACGCAGAAAGAAGTGATCTTATATTGCATAATGAAGTAGAACAAGAAATGACAGAGCAGGAAACAGTAGATGAGAAAGGAATTGAGAGACTAGAATTTATCGTCGCCAAAAATCGGAACGGCCCAACAGGAATTGTTGCGGCAAACTATCGCAAAACAACTGGACAAATTTCAGATAGAAAATAGGTTTGTGGCATGGAAGTATATCGAAATATAGGAACGCTATTTGACGAAGCAATCATGTTTGATGAACCATACGCGGCACATTATATTTATTTCGCTGTAATGAAAGGCAAAGTGACATTTCTAGATTCGGTGGAAAAGCTCTATCGCTTGTCTCTCTCAGAGGAGGAAGAAAAAGAGTTTCAGAGAATGCGTGCAAAAGATGTCCTTAATATGAGGCCAATTAAAATATATGCAATTAAATGTAGCGCGGATTGCTATGCCTTCTACTTTGCTAGCAATGCGCTTGAAGCTAGAGAACTTCACTTCAAACACTATGGCCAGCTGGTGAACAAAATTACCAGCTGCTACAATCAAATGATTGATACGTCTATTTATTATCCAGCTTCAAAACAAACGAAAAGCTTTCGTGAGTTGATGAAAGAGAAAGATGAGATCCCCTGTTTGGTAGTAGAGTTGGAGGAGAAGTGAACGCTTAAGTAATGGGGTATTATGATTGGAAATGGCGGTAATGTGAAAATATTATAAAAAAACCACTCGCAGGACATTCCACAAAGGAAAAGCCAAGGACATAAAATCAGAAAGCAGAACCCTCTTGCCAGTTTTTTTTAAAGAAATGAGTGCCTTATATCATTCAAATAATAGATCGTAATGCGAGAACTCTGCTTATTTTGGTAATTCCTTCCCCTTTAATGTTACAATTCTTTCATATCACCAAAAATGATAGAATAGTTTCATATTCTATTGCTTATAGAAAGAGGACGTTTGAATGAAGCGAAATAAACTCAAACTAATAATCATTTTATCGTTCATTCTATTTTTATTGTTTATTAGTATAAATGTGTATTCATCGTATGTGAAAATAGAAAGCACGGTAGAAGCATCCATTGCAAATCAAAGTGTGGAAATGGCAGAATCGATTGCAGCGTCGATTGATACGGATACATATAAACAATTTTTACAAGACCCGGTTGAAAATGAACACTATTGGGAAATTAGAGACTACCTAAATGATGCTAGAGAGAAAATAGGTGCACTCTATGTATATACACTAAAAATTGATAATCCCAAAGTTTCAACGGCTTTAATTATGGGGTTGCCGGAAGACGATCCACTTGACTATGCCATTGGAACTCCTTGTACAGTACCAGAAGAACAAGTGAAAAGAGCTTATGAAGGAAAAACGTATGTAACAAGTATTATTAAAGATGAATTGTTAGGCTTAAACTATATATCTGTTGGCGCCCCGATTAAGGACGATGTAGGCAATATTATCGGATATTTAGGGATTGATATTAGTGTAGAGCAATTAAACGCAATTGAAGGAAAAGTGATTGAAAGTAGTATTTCAGTCCTTTTATTTAATGGCCTATTTGTTTTGATCGTCATCATAACGGTAGTACTTATGCAAAATTGGTATCAGAAAGAGACGAAAAAAGAAGTTGAAGATACAGAAGATACTTATCACGCAGAAATAAAAGCACTTCTTGCTTCTGTCTCCTCCATAAGACATGACTTTGCGAACCATGTTCAAGTATTGCATGGCCTTTTATTAATAGGAAAGTCGGAGCAAGCACTTGAATACTTATCGTCTATGTCCAAAGAAATTCATAGCATTAAATCGATTAATGTGAATATTAAACACCCTGGCTTAATGGTCCTAATACAAACCAAAAAACTGTCAGCACAAAACCAACATATTGATATGGAAGTTTCCGTTTCGGATGATCCGTTCAGTCATATGAAAACAACCGATTTAATTCGTTTATTATCAAACTTAATAGATAATGCAATTGATGCAACGATTGAGTTACCTGAAACTGAACGTGAAATCACGATTGACTGTCAAACAAATGGCAACCAATATGAATTTTTAATTAGCAATACAGGACCGAAAATTACAGATATGGACAAGATCTTTAAACAAGGGTTTTCAACTAAAAAAGATGTGCAAGGCAAGTTGAGAGGACAAGGGTTATTCATTGTAAAAAACATCGTCACGAAATATAACGGAAAAATAACCATTGACTCTAGTGAAGCAGAAACCACCGTCTTTGTGGAAATTCCTATAAAAAAATCTTAAAAGGACACGAGGGTACGGGCAAACGTTCCGGCAATTAGATGTTCAAAAGTAAAGGATAGATGAACAGGAGTGTTGAAATCCCTGTAAGCATCTATCCTTTTTGTAATTCCCATTAAATATTTGCAGATATTATTTTTCTATAGATTTTATGCAATTAGAAGGGAAATTACATAGTAAACTCAAATAGATATATAGAAGAAGAATCAATAGTTTTAGAAAAGGGGATTAGACTATGCGTATTTTAGTTTTAGGAGCTGGGGGAATTGGTGGTTACTTTGGTGGCCGTTTAGTAGAAAAAGGGGAAGACGTTACATTTCTTGTCCGTAGTAGGAGAAAGCAACAGCTGGAGGAAACTGGCTTAAATATCCGCAGTGTGAACGGAGACTTCTCATGTACTCCACAATTAATAACAAAAGAGGATCAAGCAGCACCATTTGATGTCGTGCTATTTTCAACAAAAGCTTATCACTTAGAGGAAGCAATCAATGATCTTAAACCATTTGTAGGTGAACATACAGTGATTATTCCGCTATTAAATGGTTTTGCACATCTATCTCCATTACAACAAGCATTTGGCGAGGAACGTGTGATCGGCGGCTTGTGCTTTATTGAAACGACGTTAAATGAGGCCGGAGATGTTGTACAGGCAAGTAAAGCACATCGACTTGTATTTGGCGAATTCAATCAGACAAAGACAGAGCGAGTCAACAAAATTGCAGATGCATTTAGTGGGACAAAAGCGAGCTTTGTGCTAAGTGATCATATTGTCCAAGATATATGGCATAAGTATTTATTTATTACCGCTATGTCAGGTGTAACTTCTCTAACACGTGCACCAATTGGACCTATTCGAGAAAGCGATGGAGGACAAGACTTTATCCAAGCTGTACTTGAAGAAATCGTACAAGTTATGCGTGCATATGGCGCGCCAGTTGCTGATAATATAGTAGAAGTGCATATGCAAACAATGAATAGCCTCTCTTATGAGATGAAATCCTCTATGCAACGGGATATGGAAAAAGGGTTGCAGACAGAAGGGGAGCATCTACAAGGGTATTTACTTCAACTAGCAGAAGAATACAAGATTGAAACACCTTTGTTAAAGGCAATTTATCAAAACCTAAAAGTGTACGAAAAGATGCAATAAGTAAAATGGGGGACGAAACTGTCCCTTTTTAAAATTATATGAGAAACTTTATTATATCCCGTGCGGAGGCTTTAAAGCGAATTGCTGAAGAAACTGGAGGCTATTTTGGTGAATAACCTAAACCACATAACATGTGAAAAAAGATCCTATACACACGAGTTTACATCTCATCAACACGAGTTTGGACAGCTTTTATTTCCTTTAAGAGGCTCATTAGAGATTCAAACAAATTGCCAGGAAATCCATATGAACTCAGATTATTGCTTTTATATTCCTCCTAAGTTAGTGCACAACTACCGTTCTATGGACAGCAATGAGTTCTTAATCTTAGATATTCCAACTCAATACTTGCCTGAAAATACAAATGATATGTACATTCGGCTAGACCAACAATGGGCTTCCATTCGTTATTTGCTATTGGAAGAGACGAAGAGTAAAGAGAACATATCCGCTTTAGAAAACTTAACTAGATATGTGACGAATAAACTTGAAATTTCAATGCCAACCTCAATTGAATACATTCATAACCATTATAAAGAGCCCATCAGATTAGACACTCTAGCAAAATTGGAGCATTACCACCCAGTGTATTATTCTTCATGGTTTAAGAAACAGACAGGGAAAAGTCCAAGAGATTATATTTCTGATCTTCGTTTGAAAGAGGCAAAACATTTACTAATCGCAACAGAGTGGTCGATGTCGGATATAAGTGAAGAATTACATTTTGAGAATTCTTCGTCGTTTACAAGGTGGTTTGTGAATTGTGAGGGGATAGCTCCACAAAAATATAGAATGCTTAATAAGAGATAAAAAGGTTATTAAATTTGGTAAAGAAAACGTTTAGGGGATTTTCTATGCTAAGTTTAATAGTTCTTTTTATCTTTTTTATTGAGGTGAGCAACATGAAGGAAAAATGGTCTCCTTTTTTTGTCTTATTTGCTGCAGTGCTTTGGGGAACGACGGGGACAACGCAGGCACTTGCCCCAGAAACAGTACATCCTATTGCAATTGGTGCGACCCGCTTAGCTGTAGGAGGTTTGTTTTTATTAGGAATCGTCATAGTAAAAGGGAAATTCAACTTTCAACATTGGCCAATTAAGACGACGATTATGGCTTCCTTATGCATGGCATTATATCAACCATTATTTTTTTCGGCCGTTTCCATAACTGGCGTAGCCATTGGGACTGTTATAGCCATTGGAAGTGCACCCATCTTTTCAGGTTTAATCGAATGGGTCTATTTGAAGGTTCGCCCATTTAAAATTTGGTGGTTCTCTACTTTTCTCTCCATCGTAGGATGTTTAATGCTCTTTATGAATAAGGAATCTGTAAATGTAGACGCAGTAGGAATTGTCATGTCATTAGGGGCAGGGTTCGCTTTTGCAAGCTATACCGTAATTAGTAGAGAATTGATAGCAAAGCAGTCGTCACTATCAGTAGTAGCAGTAGTTTTTACGCTAAGTGGGCTTTTTTTATCGCCACTACTATTTATATTTGATATGTCTTGGATCATGAGTTTACAAGGTATAGGTGTTAGTTTGCAACTTGGAATTGTGGCAACTGGGATTGCCTATTTGCTTTTTGCTAAAGGGCTTACCCATATCTCATCATCCACTGCAGTGACACTTTCATTGATGGAACCATTAACTGCAGCATTATTAGGGGTCCTAATAGTAGGCGAACACTTAACGATTACATCTTGGTTTGGAATTTTTCTTTTAATGTTAGGAATTGGCTTACTCATATGGTCTTCTAAAAATACCGGTTCAAAGGAAGTATCTTTTGAAAGTCAGGATAATAAATTCCAATATTAGTGGAAACCCTAGTAGTAAAAAACAACGGGGGTTTCCCATGAGAAAATTCAGATTATACACTGCAGCTATAGTAGTTTTCCTCATTCTTTCAGGATGCAATGCAGATGATGACCAAGTAACAAATGTACCTGAAAACGTACCAGTTGAACAAGATGGTGCCGTTACCCAAAATGGAACAACTACCCAAAATGGAACAAATACGCAAACGGACGCAACTACCCAAAGTGATACGAATCAAACAGAACAAGCAACGATTCCTTTTACGAACTTTGATTTGGATGTAAAGTATGACAATAACCAAGAATACGACGTTGATTATGAAAGTGAACAGAATGGAATGGAAGCGGAAATTAAAGATGATCGAGCAAATAATCAATTAAAAGGTGACGAAGCATTTGCAGTGCTTCAACCGATATTTGAACAATTAACTTTTAACAAAGAGACGCCAGAGGAAGAGGTGATTTCGGAAGTTGTAAACGCCTTTAACTTAGATGGAAATTACCAGGAATTTGAATTAGATGTTGAATTCCCTGATGGGACAGAAAAGGAATATAATGTTAGAAAGTAGAATTAACTGCTTTTTGCCAAATCGTAATTCCAAAGTGACACATATCCGCTCTTAATTTTCAATAAAACAGAAGTATGAGTGAAGTTGAAATCTAGTTAAAAAGTGTTATACTAAAATTAAGAAAAGCGTAAAATAAAAAGACCGCATAGTGCAGCTAACACTATACGGTCTATAGTAAGTCATCGCACTAAAGGCGATTGGCAGGTTGAAGTAAATCACCCTAAACCCGGCAAGGTATTAGAGGGTGGTTTACTTTTTTCGTGAAAAAGTAAACGACAATGTTAAGACCGTCACAATGAGTGAACCGAAACTTATCATGAGCGTTAAAGACTCATATATTGTCATTGGCATCATCTCCTTTCCCTCCACAAAACGTGGAGTCATCGGAATGACAGATATGCCAATCACCCTAGATACCTTGTACTTACTACTCTACTAATTATACCATTTTTTCAAAATTATGAAATAAATGACACAAAGCGAGAATCCCTTTATTCCATTAGGGGGTTCTCGTTTTTTTTTATTGATGTGGAAAATCCATTTACTTAAGGATTCTTGAAGCGTATAAAAATACTTCCAAAAATTCGAAAAAAGGGAATTGACAGATGAAGGGAACTTTTTTATATTATAAAAGAGATTGATAATCATTATCATTTACAGAACAGGTACCTTCCTTTACAGATACTCATCTTCAACTTAACTGATAATGATCATGAACTATAATAATCTAACATAGTTGGAGGAAGAAACATTGGACATATCTTTACGTAAGAACACATTTTTAATGTTTGCTATCATCATTCTTGGTGCAATACTTGTTGCTTGCGGTAATAGCCCTTCATCAGAGCCTGCAGCAACGGAAAATAAGTCAGCAACAACAGAAAAAACGGAAAACTCTGAATCTGCTAACTCGGACATACGTGTCATTGAACATGCTATGGGGGAAACAGAAATAAGTGGAACACCAACAAAAATTGT carries:
- a CDS encoding AraC family transcriptional regulator, with protein sequence MNNLNHITCEKRSYTHEFTSHQHEFGQLLFPLRGSLEIQTNCQEIHMNSDYCFYIPPKLVHNYRSMDSNEFLILDIPTQYLPENTNDMYIRLDQQWASIRYLLLEETKSKENISALENLTRYVTNKLEISMPTSIEYIHNHYKEPIRLDTLAKLEHYHPVYYSSWFKKQTGKSPRDYISDLRLKEAKHLLIATEWSMSDISEELHFENSSSFTRWFVNCEGIAPQKYRMLNKR
- the panE gene encoding 2-dehydropantoate 2-reductase codes for the protein MRILVLGAGGIGGYFGGRLVEKGEDVTFLVRSRRKQQLEETGLNIRSVNGDFSCTPQLITKEDQAAPFDVVLFSTKAYHLEEAINDLKPFVGEHTVIIPLLNGFAHLSPLQQAFGEERVIGGLCFIETTLNEAGDVVQASKAHRLVFGEFNQTKTERVNKIADAFSGTKASFVLSDHIVQDIWHKYLFITAMSGVTSLTRAPIGPIRESDGGQDFIQAVLEEIVQVMRAYGAPVADNIVEVHMQTMNSLSYEMKSSMQRDMEKGLQTEGEHLQGYLLQLAEEYKIETPLLKAIYQNLKVYEKMQ
- a CDS encoding DnaB-like helicase C-terminal domain-containing protein; protein product: MAKDLSIELLEKSLLGTMLNENYLIRDTNLKPAMFQSQIHQSIFQAMQQLAHKAQPVDYITILTMVEPKEVGGAPYVSSLKTYADSDKFEAYYGMVVDAWREREKQQILVQAQTNNWSIEQVQKTLDDIQTMTTTVNTDIMDDLVKMSERPYKPLKEMKAIPTKLKELDHLLVGFKKGELTIVAGRPSMGKTDVMNYFAITAGQAGYLPIIFSLEMNKTMLIDRLIAASGKISRLKMRDPYQYFTEKQKDNWIATLTEVSKANIHIDDRAGLTVSQMRAQTRKISHSIPGSRPIIFIDYLQIIHSNDIGGGTQATIIGKISWELKQMAKEFDCPVVCLAQLNRSVESRQNKRPLMSDLRDSGNIEQDADVIILLYRDSYYAERSDLILHNEVEQEMTEQETVDEKGIERLEFIVAKNRNGPTGIVAANYRKTTGQISDRK
- a CDS encoding ATP-binding protein, with the translated sequence MKRNKLKLIIILSFILFLLFISINVYSSYVKIESTVEASIANQSVEMAESIAASIDTDTYKQFLQDPVENEHYWEIRDYLNDAREKIGALYVYTLKIDNPKVSTALIMGLPEDDPLDYAIGTPCTVPEEQVKRAYEGKTYVTSIIKDELLGLNYISVGAPIKDDVGNIIGYLGIDISVEQLNAIEGKVIESSISVLLFNGLFVLIVIITVVLMQNWYQKETKKEVEDTEDTYHAEIKALLASVSSIRHDFANHVQVLHGLLLIGKSEQALEYLSSMSKEIHSIKSINVNIKHPGLMVLIQTKKLSAQNQHIDMEVSVSDDPFSHMKTTDLIRLLSNLIDNAIDATIELPETEREITIDCQTNGNQYEFLISNTGPKITDMDKIFKQGFSTKKDVQGKLRGQGLFIVKNIVTKYNGKITIDSSEAETTVFVEIPIKKS
- a CDS encoding EamA family transporter — protein: MKEKWSPFFVLFAAVLWGTTGTTQALAPETVHPIAIGATRLAVGGLFLLGIVIVKGKFNFQHWPIKTTIMASLCMALYQPLFFSAVSITGVAIGTVIAIGSAPIFSGLIEWVYLKVRPFKIWWFSTFLSIVGCLMLFMNKESVNVDAVGIVMSLGAGFAFASYTVISRELIAKQSSLSVVAVVFTLSGLFLSPLLFIFDMSWIMSLQGIGVSLQLGIVATGIAYLLFAKGLTHISSSTAVTLSLMEPLTAALLGVLIVGEHLTITSWFGIFLLMLGIGLLIWSSKNTGSKEVSFESQDNKFQY
- a CDS encoding YusW family protein; amino-acid sequence: MRKFRLYTAAIVVFLILSGCNADDDQVTNVPENVPVEQDGAVTQNGTTTQNGTNTQTDATTQSDTNQTEQATIPFTNFDLDVKYDNNQEYDVDYESEQNGMEAEIKDDRANNQLKGDEAFAVLQPIFEQLTFNKETPEEEVISEVVNAFNLDGNYQEFELDVEFPDGTEKEYNVRK
- a CDS encoding putative holin-like toxin, which gives rise to MTPRFVEGKEMMPMTIYESLTLMISFGSLIVTVLTLSFTFSRKK